The Platichthys flesus chromosome 23, fPlaFle2.1, whole genome shotgun sequence DNA segment TTTTGACTTGGTAACAGACCATAAGGATCTTTACCAGGTCCAAGAGATTGTGTAGTTTGTGCCCCCACCCCTGTTGCCATTCAGTCATCTAATGTGAACTCACAACAACGGCAAGAGTCCGGATCACACTACAGCCAGTTGCATGGTGTGAATTGAGCAGTGATTGGCCCACTTTGAAAGTTAGGAAGTGCGAACTCAGCTTAAACAGTTGTAAGGAATCTATCGTGCAGAAATAAATGCCACCTCCATTGGCCGTCCCTGCCCTGTGCCCTCGTCCTGTCACATCACGCCGTCTGAGATCACACAGCAATAACAagtcctcttctcctctcccatcCACTCTCCTCTCGCCCTCCTTCCACTGACCAGCCAGAAAAAACAGGAGTGTGCTCCATCTGCTGAAAGATTTAAATTCTGTCATGTTGAGAAAATATGGGACGCGGGAGGAAGACGGAGGCCGGTCCGGGGATAGATCAAGTTAACAGGAGAGGACCTTCCAGTCGGCCCACACAAACCGAGGCTCGGTGTGAGAGGCAGACGCCGGTCCTGCGGAAAGGGAGTGAGGGAAGTCTATGCCTACACTCATGACCTCTCTCATGGCTCTGTTAGGTTTGGCAGCCGTGCCTCTACTATAAGTTTGCGTAGCTTTGTCATCACTGTCCCCTGCAGTTGTGGGAACTCCGGTGTTGCCAGCATGCAACTTGACGCCGCGGCACCTAGGTGGGAAGCCAGACTCCACTTCCTCAGGGAAGTTTACATTTGGCTCATATCGTCCAAGCAGCTCATGGTATCAGTGCAGCGGGAGCCCGTCTGTGGGGAACTGTGCCACCTAGAGATCACCGGGGCTCACTGCCAGCTCCTTAAGGGATTTGGGGTTGAGTGAGTTCACAGCTGcattatatatacacacgcTTTAAATCGTTTTGTTCTGTTCTCACTGATAATCCGTTTATCAGGATCTTTTATGTTCTGTGAGGGAACCGAATTACAGCAGCTTGAGATCTCATCCACGCTTCCAGCCAATCGTCTGCTCtaggctttttttttaaaggccaaCATGTCACTGAGGTGATTGCAGATCAACAAGGGAGACGTGTTTTAGCCCATTTTGCATCTTTTGACTGTTTGGCCATCGTGGCTATTCTTTTTACCTCCTGAAGTCACAtacctttaatattttcatttatttatcctttTCAACCATTTATCCATAAGTCTTAGCTTCTTATTTCAACCTCTGTGCCTTCTAAACAGTTAATGTTCTgatggccggctgcagtataggccaAAGACCCTCAGCAAGTTGCGTTGTAATTAAGCTCTGTGGAGGTGTTAGTAGACTGGACGTGAATCAAACGTAaacgtcaaatacattttcctcaaaGATGCTCTCTGGTTTCATTTGGTTTTTAAGTCGTTATTCGATGCTATAAAAACTGGGCGAAACATCGGGATTGACGGCTGAGTGTGAGTATCAGGAGGATCTGGATACTACACAGACTCCCTttagcttttgtttttcttcaaccTCCTCCATCCTTATATACCGACTGTGGTAAATATACTAAAGATCATTATCACACAAAGTTATAATTTTGCTCCATAAATGAAATTTGTGGATATATTCTTAAACTCAAATCaggatttctgttttttttttgcagtttttctgCAGTATCCCCTGGAGTTACCTATCATTTATATTCACATCTTTTTTGTTAGCTTATAAGGGGGATCCCTGAACTCACCGGGTGATTGGGGGTGCGGGGGGGAGCGCTCatccaaaaaacacaacaaacggTTTCGATAACCATCTCAACAGTAAATGTGCAAAAGACAATGTTAGTGTTTCGAATCTAAATTAAATCTCGAGCAGGTCCTGTCAGAACACATGCTGATGCAGATATTGTGCACCTCAGCGTTTGGCTCGCCCGGCCAAGCGGTGGGATGGGATTTTGTTGTTTGACTCTTCCAGCTCTCTCCCCTCCAGAGAGTCACCTTCGATTATTTGCTCTGCTCTCCACAATAAATCAGATCACGCAGCGCTGCCGGCGGCATTTCCCGTTTTCCTCCTCTTATGGGAAACACTGACAAAACCATAACGATCCGGCTTTGATCTCCCTCTCACTTCGATAGCACAACACGGGACTTCAGATGTCCTTTTCAACTCCTGTTGTACATGGAAGCCACGTGTTATTGCTCGATGTAGTGTTATGCAATTACACCGTGTTTTATCAGAGGCGGTCACGCGTGTTTTCGTGTCTCATGTCTTTCACCTCGTTCTgcagaggttatgtttttttggggagCCGGTGCTCTCCATTTGAAGGGCATGGTGGTTGACCACAGTTTGGCCGTCGGTGGTGTAGCGTGCAATTGAGCTCTGCTTGGCTAGTGGACTAAGAGAATAGGGTTTAGTCGTTGTTTTCCTGGTGTGGTCTGGGggtttttctcccctcttccacccccccacccccgctcATGCTCTATGGTGTGGAGGCTCTGGCTGAGGCTGCTCATGGGCAGAGGGAAAAGAAGCCCAGGGTTTCGGCATGGCTCTATCCTGCTGCAGGGGAGACAAGGCAGGAAAAGTTGAGTGTTTACTGAGGTCTTCATCTGAGACGGGGCATATCCTCCCCTGCACCGCACCACTGAGGACATCAATCTCTCCAACAACACACTTGACATTCAGATGGTCTTTGGAGGTACTGTTTGGGCTTTATTAGATGATGTCTTCTACGTGACCTCATCAGTCAGCGCCTTCCCATGCTTCACAAGCGTCTGTTTTATATTCCCAGAAACACTTGCAGCCTGCCCCCGTACTCCCCCATCCCCGCTCTCTCTTCTAGTTCAGGGATCATTCAGATGTGGTTAACCATAGATCCAGGTCTCAGGAACCGCAGCGCTCTTCATCCAAGTGATTCATTGCATCCGTAGCGCCTCtcagctgcttttcttttcttttttttttttgcgatCACAAGTCTTGTTTAACTGTAGAATTGgcttattattttaatgaagatTGGTCTTAATCCTGGCTGGCGTCCGCTCACAGGACCTCTCTGTTTTTGCATAAAGCAGGATGGCGTTCGACTTCTTCGCCGCTGCTCTTCCTCAAGTGACGTGCGTTCCGCTGCCCTCGCTGCACTCGGCAGAAAATGAATGGCAGCGGGCCGCCCACAGCGAAACATTTGCTGTAATGTGAGTGGAGCGTAACGCCGACTCAGGCGAGggtgattccccccccccgccctcctccctctgcccctGCTATCAAAGCTCAATGTAATGCTAGGCTGGCGTTTTCCTTGTAAGAGGAGTCCAGCAtaagtctgtctgtcttcacagCTCAGGGCCCAGATCCGAGGAAGGAGCCCATTTTCCCTGGAAAAGCCTGAAGACCGTGTACATCACTCGTGCACGACTCACAGGAGCTGGATAAATTAGGGGCAAACATGAAGTTGGATGAAAACATGTCGTCTATCATTGGCCTCGCCGTGCGCCATGAAACCCTGTTAGTCATGTGTCTATATGGAGGGAAAATGAAAGCTTGAATTCCGTAGAAGACGAATCAGACGTGGGAACAATTACACACTTTCTGTAATTGCAGAATCCATCGGAATATGAAGAAATCTGTGCGCTTATATTTACCAAGGTCATGTTTTACATTGAGGGAAACCTTGGGAaggtcattttttttcatttccggCTATTATGCAAGCATCCAAGGGCGGCTCAAAATCCGATGCTATTTTTAGAAGCGCACTCTAAATCTCCATCCTTGTTGTTAATTAAGAGGTTGTCGGGTTatgttttgggatttttttgCCAAGAGGGGTTCACACATCAAGAAGAATTAGTCGGTTACTTCACTAATTAGACCTGATTATAAGTCCGGTGTTTGTTACCCCTTCACTATAATGAGACAATTGCACAGGTCTCTCTGCAGCGGGTTCTCATGGCACTTTTAGTTTCTTGTAAAGTAATTTTTTTGCTGAGAAAGCGAAAGATTCTGCAAATTTGATGTTAGTTCCAATAAAGCACTCAAAGCCCAGTAATTCATGTGAGGTTCTGCTGTCTCATCTCAGCCGTATTCTGTTGGTGTTCGTTTTCATGTTTAATTTATCTCTGCAGGGTGTGGGACCTGGACGGGAATGAAAGCATCACTCTCAGACTTCGCTCTCCTGGCATCAGCGTGTGCTGGCACCCAGAGGAAGTCTGTAAGGTAGGTGGGGTTTGCTTTTAGGTACCTGCTCACATCATGACTCTGCAACTGCTCCTGTGCCACAGTACGACAACGATAAATTCGATCGGGAGTTTATCTGTCCTGTAAAATCTAAACAAGTCAAGGGGCTGTTGTTTTTTAGAACGAGGACAGAAGAGGTCATAGCGGAGAGAAGGTTGGTTTATGTATTCGCCCTCGAACGCTCTGCTCATCTCAGATGTCCAGATATCTAGTTGACATACTGAATATTCTGGGGAGTCTGCCACTGTATAGCGAGCAGCGAGACACAATACATGTTTAAGTGGGATTTATATATTCAGATTACAAAGGTGTCGAGACGGCTCAAGTTTCTCTTCCACCCTCTGACCTGCATTTAAAAGATGACTTAGCCATTAGCACTCTGATGGGGTTGCAAGGCTTCTCTGCTGTTGCATGCTGGGACAGGGAGGAAACAGTGGAAATAGATGGGACGAGTGTCAAGAAATGTGCAACAGCTGGTGTAAGTGACCGGCTTGTCCTCTCCAGCTGATGGTGGCGGAGAAGAAGGGGACGATTCGCTTCTACGACCTGGTCACCCAGCAGGCCATCCTGTCACTGGACTGCGGCCAGTCCCCGCTCATGTCGGCCGACTGGTGCCTCACCAACACCATCAAAGTGGGCGCTGTGGCAGGAAACGACTGGCTCATCTGGGACATAACTCGCTCCAGGTGAGGGGATGGACGGTGCGGACGCTGCTCGGCGTGTTGGCAAGAGATGCATCTTAAACCTTTTGCTCTTTGTCTGCAGTTACCCACAAGAGAAACGACCAGCCCACATAGATAAAGCCCGGTTATTCAAGTAAGGACTTTTCTTCTTTAATCTTTTGAACTGTTTGACCTGTCCACAGAGTAAGTAATGTTGTGTTTAATCAAAAAAGGAATTGGCCTGAACTATTCATTTTCTATATTCTAGCAGATTTATGCATGTGATCATATTCAAAAAGGGTGTTGCTCTCCTCAGGTGGTCTCGAGCCAACGAAAACCTCTTTGCCACCACTGGATGTCCGGGAAAAATCAGCAGTCAGTTACTCATCCACCATCTCGGACACCCACAGGTCAGTCTGACTTAGATGTGTTTGTTGAGGGCTGAAGCCAATATAAGGCAGTAAACAATGTCGACTGATATATCAGCTGATTAACAAATATAATGTCAccttcactgtgtgtttaaatgtgttctAATTGCTTCAGTCTCGTGTCACATGCTCTTGTCCTTGCAGCCTGTGATGATCGGATCAGCCACAGTGGGATCAGGCCTCAGTTGGCACCGGACACTTCCGCTCTGTGTGATCGGCGGCGACAGGAAACTTTGCTTTTGGATGACTGAGATGTAGACGCCTGTGCagcacttccccccccccccccccccccgccc contains these protein-coding regions:
- the nup37 gene encoding nucleoporin Nup37, whose product is MQEDSSRSPSYTVPCEDYVHVVEFSPFTSGTPASLLAYGGNQYVVVSTCLFPEEDMELEGVELNVLRAFHHELRVDALAWSPESRLDRLPTIRFCTAAADRKLRLLTSDLQDRHEVKVMEGHTSYINHLVFEPSEGKQIASVSDDHTCRVWDLDGNESITLRLRSPGISVCWHPEEVCKLMVAEKKGTIRFYDLVTQQAILSLDCGQSPLMSADWCLTNTIKVGAVAGNDWLIWDITRSSYPQEKRPAHIDKARLFKWSRANENLFATTGCPGKISSQLLIHHLGHPQPVMIGSATVGSGLSWHRTLPLCVIGGDRKLCFWMTEM